In Bactrocera oleae isolate idBacOlea1 chromosome 5, idBacOlea1, whole genome shotgun sequence, a genomic segment contains:
- the LOC106622076 gene encoding uncharacterized protein produces the protein MEASNVLKEYLELFTADCRQLKLLVAPNAAVDWFGRTVRGPAKIHDYFRFEVSTQYEHADFDKAEECQPIEQRPSHWKTKSLPMEDADFVLPINKVTGITTLKSYADSDIEDDDLEMRPLPGNRTPEHHSRHASHVGELTPPSSTIKIEDINASDSESDLDEEACASAPKRLKRSTPTPFSYLRHMPASSSKTTHVTKRQLTSTQFDMQMLGDDTSSDEELDADLRKKIATEYTPLKYIETMGKLRVKPKILTSTDSPPTPYRTSDWDRPVRLRISYRRNLSDQSLQIALVIYEHLPNNSAEGNQDVPSTMGTRRRNLMAQFNETALSVPPQATQQQDVQDTESIAVTEVGTAVPLTDVDEESIAISVVQLRTPTKNDHTPPATPKRRPRVPYTLSGMKRITPSSSTTTPRRGAARTLRL, from the exons ATGGAAGCATCTAATGTTTTAAAAGAGTATCTGGAGTTGTTTACTGCAGATTGCAGGCAGTTAAAATTACTAGTTGCACCAAATGCCGCGGTTGATTGGTTCGGACGCACAGTTCGTGGTCCAGCAAAAATACATGATTACTTCAG aTTCGAAGTATCCACACAATATGAGCATGCAGATTTTGACAAAGCGGAAGAATGCCAACCAATTGAGCAGCGCCCGTCTCATTGGAAAAC AAAATCACTGCCAATGGAGGATGCAGACTTCGTTTTGCCAATAAATAAAGTCACTGGTATAACTACGTTGAAAAGTTACGCCGATAGTGACATTGAGGATGATGACTTGGAGATGCGACCGTTGCCAGGCAACCGTACACCAGAGCATCACAGCCGTCACGCATCGCATGTCGGTGAACTAACACCGCCTTCGAGTACAATTAAAATTGAAGATATTAATGCATCTGATTCGGAAAGTGATTTAGATGAGGAGGCATGTGCGTCAGCCCCCAAGCGCCTCAAACGGTCCACTCCAACACCATTCAGCTATTTGCGTCACATGCCGGCGTCTAGCAGTAAAACTACGCACGTCACAAAGCGTCAGTTAACATCAACCCAGTTTGACATGCAAATGTTGGGCGACGATACATCTAGTGATGAAGAGTTGGATGCAGATTTACGCAAAAAGATAGCCACTGAATATACACCATTGAAGTATATAGAAACGATGGGTAAATTGCGagttaaaccaaaaattttaacttccaCGGATTCACCACCAACACCATACCGCACAAGCGATTGGGATAGACCTGTGCGTCTACGTATATCATATCGTCGAAATTTGTCCGATCAATCCTTGCAAATTGCTTTGGTTATTTATGAACATCTGCCAAATAATAGCGCTGAGGGGAATCAAGATGTACCATCAACCATGGGAACGCGTCGTCGTAACCTAATGGCACAATTTAATGAAACCGCGCTAAGCGTACCGCCGCaggcaacacaacaacaagatGTGCAGGACACTGAAAGCATAGCAGTCACTGAAGTTGGCACAGCAGTACCATTGACGGATGTGGATGAAGAAAGCATCGCCATAAGCGTGGTGCAATTGCGTACACCTACGAAAAATGACCATACACCACCGGCTACGCCCAAACGAAGGCCAAGAGTACCATACACCTTGTCCGGCATGAAGCGAATCACTCCGTCCTCATCGACGACAACACCAAGACGTGGCGCTGCACGCACGCTACGACTGTGA